One Chromatiaceae bacterium genomic region harbors:
- a CDS encoding DUF971 domain-containing protein: MSTPSEINFHRQSKVIELTYDDGSHFTLPCEFLRVYSPSAEVQGHGPGQRVLQLGKEDVNIDRIEPVGNYAICLHFDDDHNTGIYSWDYLYRLGQNQEGLWQDYLAELEKAGQRRKKPS, translated from the coding sequence ATGTCCACCCCTTCCGAGATCAATTTCCATCGTCAGTCGAAGGTCATCGAGCTGACCTACGACGACGGCTCCCACTTCACCCTGCCCTGCGAGTTCCTGCGCGTCTATTCGCCCTCCGCCGAGGTCCAGGGCCACGGGCCTGGCCAGCGGGTACTCCAGCTCGGCAAGGAAGACGTCAACATCGATCGCATCGAGCCCGTCGGCAACTATGCCATCTGCCTCCACTTTGACGACGACCACAATACCGGCATCTATTCCTGGGACTATCTCTACCGCCTCGGCCAGAACCAGGAAGGTCTGTGGCAGGACTATCTGGCGGAGCTGGAAAAGGCCGGGCAAAGGCGCAAGAAACCCTCCTGA
- a CDS encoding YqgE/AlgH family protein, giving the protein MPYSSTLANHFLIAMPGLRDPNFSRTVTYVCEHTDQGAMGIVINRPLEIRLGEILEQLDIEVLDPGVRDNPIYLGGPVQTDRGFVLHSEGETYDATLSIAPNICVTTSRDVLEAIAAGRGPASRLIALGYAGWGGGQLEQEMGTNAWLSGPADGDILFRVPAGRRWQAAAALLGVDLNLLSAEVGHA; this is encoded by the coding sequence ATGCCATACTCCTCGACCCTCGCTAACCACTTCCTGATCGCCATGCCAGGCCTGCGGGATCCTAATTTCTCGCGGACCGTGACCTATGTGTGCGAGCACACCGACCAGGGCGCCATGGGCATCGTCATCAACCGCCCTCTGGAGATCCGCCTCGGCGAGATCCTGGAACAACTGGATATCGAGGTCCTGGATCCGGGGGTGCGCGACAACCCCATCTACCTGGGCGGTCCGGTGCAGACGGATCGCGGCTTCGTCCTGCACAGCGAGGGCGAGACCTACGACGCCACCCTGAGCATTGCCCCCAACATCTGCGTGACGACCTCCCGGGACGTGCTGGAGGCCATCGCCGCCGGCCGGGGCCCGGCCTCGCGCCTCATCGCCCTCGGCTATGCCGGCTGGGGTGGCGGCCAACTGGAGCAGGAGATGGGCACCAACGCCTGGCTGAGCGGCCCGGCGGATGGCGATATCCTGTTCCGGGTCCCCGCCGGGCGGCGCTGGCAGGCGGCGGCGGCCCTGCTGGGGGTGGACCTGAACCTGTTGAGTGCCGAGGTGGGACACGCCTGA
- the hslU gene encoding ATP-dependent protease ATPase subunit HslU — protein MSDITPQRIVAELNKHIVGQDEAKRAVAVALRNRWRRAQIAEPMRSEITPKNILMIGPTGVGKTEIARRLARLADAPFIKVEATKFTEVGYVGRDVESIVRDLADTAVKMARERAMEGLRDQAQAAAEERLLDALLPPPANFEEDSRGVGASNATREKFRDKLRQGGLDEREVEIQVSASPIGVEIMAPPGMEEMTSQLQGIFQNLGRDRTKRRKLKVGDAMKLLRDEEAAKRVNEEELKLRALEGVEQHGIVFLDEIDKVCRRADHSSGADVSREGVQRDLLPLVEGCAVSTKHGMVRTDHILFIASGAFHLSKPSDLIPELQGRLPIRVELKALTTEDFVRILTEPDDSLTEQYKALLGTEGVNLEFTPEGIRRIAEVAWQVNERTENIGARRLHTVLERLLEDVSFNAAEMDRVTVAIDAAYVDRNLSELAANEDLSRYIL, from the coding sequence ATGTCGGACATCACCCCCCAACGCATCGTCGCGGAGCTCAACAAGCACATCGTCGGCCAGGACGAGGCCAAGCGGGCCGTGGCCGTGGCGTTGCGCAACCGCTGGCGCCGCGCCCAGATCGCCGAGCCCATGCGCTCGGAGATCACGCCCAAGAACATCCTTATGATTGGCCCCACCGGCGTCGGCAAGACCGAGATCGCCCGGCGCCTGGCGCGGCTCGCCGATGCCCCCTTCATCAAGGTGGAGGCGACCAAGTTCACGGAGGTCGGCTATGTGGGGCGCGACGTCGAGTCCATTGTCCGCGACCTGGCCGACACCGCCGTCAAGATGGCGCGGGAGCGAGCCATGGAGGGGCTGCGCGACCAGGCCCAGGCGGCGGCGGAGGAGCGGCTGCTGGACGCCCTGCTGCCGCCCCCCGCCAATTTCGAGGAGGACAGTCGCGGCGTCGGTGCCTCCAATGCCACCCGGGAGAAGTTTCGCGACAAGCTGCGCCAGGGCGGCCTGGACGAACGCGAGGTGGAGATCCAGGTCAGTGCCTCACCCATTGGGGTGGAGATCATGGCCCCGCCAGGCATGGAGGAGATGACCAGCCAACTCCAGGGCATCTTCCAGAATCTGGGCCGGGACCGCACCAAGCGCCGCAAGCTCAAGGTGGGCGACGCCATGAAGCTGCTCCGCGACGAGGAGGCGGCCAAGCGTGTCAACGAGGAGGAACTCAAGCTGCGGGCCCTGGAGGGGGTGGAGCAGCACGGCATCGTCTTCCTCGACGAGATCGACAAGGTCTGCCGCCGCGCCGACCACAGCAGCGGTGCCGATGTCTCCCGCGAGGGCGTGCAACGCGACCTGCTGCCCCTGGTGGAAGGCTGCGCCGTCTCCACCAAGCACGGCATGGTGCGCACGGATCACATCCTCTTTATCGCCTCCGGGGCCTTTCACCTCTCCAAGCCATCTGACCTGATCCCGGAGCTCCAGGGCCGCCTGCCCATTCGCGTGGAACTCAAGGCCTTGACCACCGAGGACTTCGTCCGCATCTTGACGGAGCCGGACGACTCCCTCACCGAGCAGTACAAGGCCCTGCTGGGGACCGAGGGCGTCAACCTGGAGTTCACGCCAGAAGGCATCCGGCGCATCGCCGAGGTCGCCTGGCAGGTCAACGAGCGCACGGAGAACATTGGCGCCCGCCGCCTGCACACGGTGCTGGAGCGGCTGTTGGAGGATGTCTCCTTCAATGCCGCGGAGATGGACCGGGTGACGGTGGCCATCGACGCCGCCTACGTGGATCGCAACCTCTCCGAACTGGCCGCCAACGAGGACCTGTCGCGCTACATCCTCTGA
- the thiE gene encoding thiamine phosphate synthase yields MTRAVDYGLYLVTDRAAAQGRGLVGIVRAAVQGGASIVQLRDKDARTRDSLRLALELKALLEPLGVPLIVNDRLDLALACGAAGVHLGQDDLPCELARRLVGAECLLGVSVSTPEEARRATGEGADYLGVSPVFATPTKRDTPTATGLAGLAAIRAVTHLPLIAIGGLNEGNAGQVMAAGADGIAVVSALMAAEDTAAAARALRLAIARGRARLTPLPARGGGAGGEGPGDRYN; encoded by the coding sequence ATCGGGCCGCCGCCCAGGGCCGGGGGCTGGTCGGGATCGTCCGTGCTGCCGTCCAGGGTGGCGCCAGCATCGTCCAGTTGCGCGACAAGGACGCCCGCACCCGCGACAGCCTCCGGCTGGCACTGGAACTGAAGGCCCTGCTGGAGCCTCTGGGGGTGCCGCTCATCGTCAATGACCGCCTCGACCTGGCCCTGGCCTGCGGCGCGGCGGGGGTCCATCTGGGCCAGGACGACCTGCCCTGCGAACTGGCCCGGCGGCTGGTCGGCGCGGAATGCCTCCTCGGCGTTTCGGTGAGCACCCCGGAGGAGGCCCGCCGCGCCACGGGCGAGGGGGCGGATTATCTGGGCGTGAGCCCCGTCTTCGCTACCCCGACTAAGCGGGATACCCCAACGGCCACCGGTCTGGCCGGGCTGGCGGCGATCCGTGCCGTCACCCACCTGCCCTTGATCGCCATCGGCGGGCTCAATGAGGGCAATGCGGGGCAGGTCATGGCGGCTGGCGCCGATGGCATCGCCGTCGTCTCCGCCCTCATGGCCGCCGAAGACACGGCGGCGGCGGCGCGCGCCCTGCGCCTGGCCATCGCCCGCGGCCGCGCCCGCCTCACACCCCTCCCCGCGCGCGGTGGAGGGGCCGGGGGAGAGGGGCCGGGCGACCGCTACAACTAG
- the hslV gene encoding ATP-dependent protease subunit HslV produces METFHGTTILSVRRGGQVVIGGDGQVTLGSTVMKGNARKVRRLYKERVLAGFAGATADAFTLFERFEGKLEKHQGHLTRSAVELAKDWRMDRMLRRLEAMLLVADQTASLIITGTGDVLEPEQGLMAIGSGGSFAQAAARALLEATELSALEIVERSLHIAADICVYTNHQLTIEELGPV; encoded by the coding sequence ATGGAGACATTTCACGGCACCACCATCCTGTCGGTGCGGCGGGGCGGCCAGGTGGTCATTGGCGGCGATGGCCAGGTGACCCTGGGCTCGACGGTCATGAAGGGCAATGCCCGCAAGGTGCGGCGCCTCTACAAGGAGCGGGTGCTGGCGGGTTTCGCCGGGGCCACGGCGGATGCCTTTACCCTCTTCGAACGCTTCGAGGGCAAACTGGAGAAGCACCAGGGCCATCTCACCCGCTCCGCCGTCGAGTTGGCGAAGGATTGGCGCATGGACCGCATGTTGCGCCGTCTGGAGGCCATGCTACTGGTTGCCGATCAGACCGCCTCCCTCATCATCACGGGCACCGGCGATGTGCTGGAGCCGGAGCAGGGTCTGATGGCCATCGGCTCCGGCGGCTCCTTTGCCCAGGCGGCGGCGCGGGCCCTGCTGGAGGCGACCGAGTTGTCGGCGCTGGAGATCGTCGAGCGTTCGCTGCACATCGCCGCCGACATCTGCGTCTATACCAACCACCAACTCACCATTGAGGAGCTGGGCCCGGTCTGA